A genomic stretch from Malus domestica chromosome 15, GDT2T_hap1 includes:
- the LOC103406645 gene encoding enhanced ethylene response protein 5-like, producing MAYLSMGEAHRRITDYLNRFSDADALNIFKDFNRLIKQSDNDSQFGKILVHLFRAFQSYRIGNFIDSYQAYEKPANAFIQEFRNWDTAWALPALYVIDYDIRVLAERADKELALNGKSPEKWKGAGSFLMKVFGVLASAPLLKLLYNKSWYFLGCLRTIV from the exons ATGGCATACTTGAGCATGGGAGAAGCTCACAGAAGAATTACCGACTACCTCAACCGCTTCTCCGATGCCGACGCGCTCAACATCTTCAAG GACTTCAATAGATTGATCAAACAGTCCGATAACGACTCGCAGTTTGGCAAAATTTTGGTGCATCTCTTCCGGGCTTTTCAGAGCTACCGAATTGGGAATTTCATTGATTCCTATCAGGCATATGAAAAACCGGCAAA TGCTTTTATTCAGGAGTTTCGGAATTGGGATACGGCATGGGCTTTGCCAGCATTGTATGTCATTGATTATGACATTAGGGTTCTAGCTGAGAGG GCTGATAAGGAATTGGCTTTGAATGGAAAGTCTCCAGAGAAGTGGAAGGGAGCTGGCTCTTTCCTTATGAAAGTCTTTGGCGTTCTTGCT TCTGCTCCTTTACTCAAACTTCTATACAATAAGAGTTGGTATTTTCTTGGGTGTTTACGAACAATTGTTTGA